Proteins encoded together in one Dermacentor variabilis isolate Ectoservices chromosome 2, ASM5094787v1, whole genome shotgun sequence window:
- the LOC142571640 gene encoding F-box only protein 33, producing the protein MSVGWAHGDFAALPSVVLVEIYEYLSFRDKLKASSTCRAWRECLFHPRFWTTLTIRLSRKRNAWRQAEFLAKKCGRFVRHFTLEFDCTSPQIVQQCIAIIAFLGENRQLTSLCLRPTACVVAWPLRLCDASKCSSNENETIAVYDRFFEVIRQVICTSCHLEYFSLGCLEDLFHHSDSFLTLLSLHQRRSLSQLHLASVKEDPDHYPIPEIHFWHLQQFTCLTALSIDYDYVCDQLLLLLSERGLLLKLVLHVHGLDDRQTVCEGSWLELSRRCPKLRVTITLLHTCEPWSAIKGLLNAAIPLARFQSYFSDGFRSDVFDLLSAQYAETLEAVAVVSALSGSEGIPQRTFAVRAESPVVMLAWRCHRLGSLKLVGHEIADFDLIAVARLRGPQLKELVIPADCVSGSSSGGPYYSELRLTDVKHLETEVSLSLQRTWTLTSFQSPVQDEMGEIRSYMRSLQELQGYTSL; encoded by the exons ATGTCGGTGGGGTGGGCGCACGGGGACTTTGCTGCCTTACCATCCGTCGTCCTAGTCGAAATTTACGAATATCTCTCGTTCAGGGACAAATTGAAGGCTTCCTCTACGTGTCGAGCTTGGCGAGAATGCCTTTTCCACCCGAGATTTTGGACGACGCTTACGATCCGCTTAAGCCGCAAGCGAAACGCCTGGCGTCAAGCTGAATTCCTGGCGAAGAAATGCGGCCGCTTTGTGCGTCATTTCACCCTTGAGTTCGACTGCACGAGCCCGCAGATAGTGCAGCAGTGTATCGCGATCATTGCTTTTCTCGGAGAAAACCGTCAACTAACGTCGTTGTGTCTCCGTCCGACTGCCTGCGTTGTCGCCTGGCCTCTTCGTCTCTGCGATGCCTCCAAATGTTCCAGCAATGAAAACGAAACCATTGCTGTCTATGACAG GTTCTTTGAGGTAATCAGGCAAGTCATCTGCACGTCGTGTCACTTGGAATACTTCTCTCTCGGATGCTTGGAGGATCTGTTTCACCATTCGGACAGCTTCCTGACGCTGCTAAGCTTGCACCAGCGACGTTCTCTTTCGCAACTACACCTCGCCAGTGTGAAGGAAGACCCTGACCACTACCCCATCCCCGAAATCCACTTCTGGCACTTGCAGCAGTTCACATGCCTGACAGCTCTAAGTATTGACTATGATTATGTCTGCGACCAGTTGCTTTTGCTCCTGAGTGAACGAGGCTTGCTATTGAAGCTGGTGCTGCATGTTCATGGCCTTGATGACCGGCAGACGGTTTGTGAAGGTTCATGGCTTGAATTGAGTAGGCGGTGCCCAAAGCTTCGTGTCACGATCACCCTTCTGCACACCTGCGAGCCATGGAGTGCTATCAAGGGTCTTCTCAATGCTGCCATACCATTGGCCAGGTTTCAGTCCTACTTTAGTGACGGATTTCGAAGTGATGTCTTCGATTTACTCTCTGCACAGTATGCTGAAACGCTGGAAGCAGTGGCTGTCGTAAGTGCACTCTCAGGTAGTGAAGGAATTCCTCAACGAACCTTCGCTGTGCGAGCTGAAAGCCCAGTGGTCATGCTAGCATGGCGCTGCCATCGACTAGGAAGCCTTAAATTGGTTG GACATGAGATAGCAGACTTTGACCTCATCGCCGTAGCACGGTTGCGGGGGCCACAGCTGAAGGAGTTGGTCATTCCAGCTGACTGTGTCTCGGGGAGCAGCAGCGGAGGGCCATACTACAGTGAGCTCCGCCTTACTGATGTGAAACACCTGGAGACGGAAGTCTCCCTGAGCTTACAGCGGACGTGGACGTTGACCAGTTTCCAGTCCCCAGTCCAAGATGAAATGGGAGAAATTCGGAGCTACATGCGCTCTTTACAAGAGCTTCAGGGTTATACAAGCCTGTAG
- the fh gene encoding frataxin isoform X2: MATLWRVFVRKRWTSLAKCRMKASSSAALTQLCAVTVDKKSTLTAPKHHVHHRGGNSLNLWRTFSSHRVLDEPPMTEVEYEAITKETLESLAERFDEIIEDLSDVPEADLALSDGVLTVHLGRKYGTYVINKQTPNRQIWLSSPVSGPKRYDFIENKWVYRHDGVSLRDLLENEISSLLKKPVKFDCSI; the protein is encoded by the exons ATGGCTACGCTATGGCGAGTTTTCGTGAGGAAGCGCTGGACATCGCTGGCAAAGTGTCGTATGAAAGCAAGTTCGTCGGCTGCACTGACACAACTGTGCGCTGTCACGGTCGACAAGAAAAGC ACCCTGACTGCACCTAAGCACCATGTGCACCACAGAGGTGGAAACAGCCTAAACCTGTGGCGAACATTCTCGTCGCACAGAGTACTCGATGA GCCTCCTATGACTGAAGTTGAATATGAGGCCATTACGAAAGAGACACTGGAATCATTAGCTGAAAGGTTTGATGAAATCATTGAAGATCTCAGTGATGTTCCTGAAGCCGACCTTGCATTGAGT GATGGTGTTCTTACTGTACACCTTGGGCGCAAATATGGTACCTATGTAATCAACAAGCAGACTCCAAACAGACAGATATGGCTTTCATCACCTGTCAG TGGCCCAAAGAGATATGACTTCATAGAAAACAAGTGGGTATACAGACACGATGGTGTGTCGCTTCGTGACCTCCTGGAAAATGAGATATCTTCGTTGCTAAAGAAGCCTGTAAAATTTGACTGTTCCATATAG
- the fh gene encoding frataxin isoform X1: protein MATLWRVFVRKRWTSLAKCRMKASSSAALTQLCAVTVDKKSTLTAPKHHVHHRGGNSLNLWRTFSSHRVLDEYEAVSPPMTEVEYEAITKETLESLAERFDEIIEDLSDVPEADLALSDGVLTVHLGRKYGTYVINKQTPNRQIWLSSPVSGPKRYDFIENKWVYRHDGVSLRDLLENEISSLLKKPVKFDCSI from the exons ATGGCTACGCTATGGCGAGTTTTCGTGAGGAAGCGCTGGACATCGCTGGCAAAGTGTCGTATGAAAGCAAGTTCGTCGGCTGCACTGACACAACTGTGCGCTGTCACGGTCGACAAGAAAAGC ACCCTGACTGCACCTAAGCACCATGTGCACCACAGAGGTGGAAACAGCCTAAACCTGTGGCGAACATTCTCGTCGCACAGAGTACTCGATGAGTATGAAGCTGTCTC GCCTCCTATGACTGAAGTTGAATATGAGGCCATTACGAAAGAGACACTGGAATCATTAGCTGAAAGGTTTGATGAAATCATTGAAGATCTCAGTGATGTTCCTGAAGCCGACCTTGCATTGAGT GATGGTGTTCTTACTGTACACCTTGGGCGCAAATATGGTACCTATGTAATCAACAAGCAGACTCCAAACAGACAGATATGGCTTTCATCACCTGTCAG TGGCCCAAAGAGATATGACTTCATAGAAAACAAGTGGGTATACAGACACGATGGTGTGTCGCTTCGTGACCTCCTGGAAAATGAGATATCTTCGTTGCTAAAGAAGCCTGTAAAATTTGACTGTTCCATATAG